In Candidatus Zymogenaceae bacterium, one genomic interval encodes:
- a CDS encoding ADP-ribosylglycohydrolase family protein, which produces MSASMNDQPRDIRDVFAGIALGTMVGDAFGAQVEGWDPESIQREYGLLSAPIGGVYTDDTQMMIGLMEALVECAERGPNFSAAMLQESAAQKFLSNFDPSRGYGRRILGVMRRIESGLPAHMVGTDSWGNGAAMRIAPVGMFFYDNDQLLIDMAVHTAEITHIHPAGVAGAVAQAVAVGRAVRHAVEGDTLSVDSLVGDAARAAGEFTEDAVSEISRIQGLSAGDLDGAIQEIVSTFSRDVSALGAVPAALAAFVLVHRMEGGFPDVVMAAVNSGGDTDTIGAMAGAVAGAYWGVDSIPKQWLAVMENGEKGREYIRELALRLAELKHA; this is translated from the coding sequence ATGTCAGCATCCATGAACGATCAACCAAGAGATATACGGGACGTTTTCGCGGGCATTGCCCTCGGAACCATGGTGGGCGACGCATTCGGCGCTCAGGTGGAGGGATGGGATCCTGAATCGATTCAGCGCGAATACGGCCTTCTGTCGGCCCCCATCGGGGGGGTATATACCGACGACACCCAGATGATGATCGGGCTGATGGAGGCGCTGGTGGAGTGCGCGGAAAGAGGCCCGAATTTTTCCGCCGCCATGCTCCAGGAAAGCGCAGCCCAAAAGTTTCTTTCGAATTTCGATCCGAGCCGGGGCTACGGCCGGCGGATACTCGGGGTAATGCGCCGAATCGAGTCCGGTCTCCCCGCACACATGGTCGGGACAGACAGCTGGGGGAACGGCGCCGCCATGCGCATCGCGCCTGTCGGGATGTTTTTTTACGACAACGACCAGCTGCTCATCGATATGGCCGTCCACACCGCCGAGATCACCCACATCCACCCCGCCGGCGTGGCGGGGGCGGTGGCCCAGGCCGTGGCCGTGGGCAGGGCGGTGCGCCACGCCGTGGAGGGCGATACGCTCTCCGTCGATTCCCTTGTCGGGGATGCGGCCCGGGCCGCCGGGGAATTCACCGAGGATGCGGTTTCCGAGATTTCCCGGATACAGGGTCTTTCGGCGGGCGACCTTGACGGGGCGATTCAAGAGATCGTATCGACGTTCAGCCGGGACGTCAGCGCCCTGGGGGCGGTTCCGGCGGCGCTCGCCGCGTTCGTTCTGGTTCATCGAATGGAGGGGGGATTCCCCGATGTGGTGATGGCGGCGGTGAACTCCGGCGGCGATACAGACACCATCGGCGCGATGGCCGGGGCCGTTGCCGGGGCATACTGGGGTGTCGACTCTATTCCGAAACAGTGGCTCGCCGTCATGGAAAACGGCGAAAAGGGAAGGGAGTACATCAGAGAATTGGCGTTACGCCTGGCGGAGTTGAAACATGCCTGA
- a CDS encoding endonuclease III, whose protein sequence is MPPLCELIDALNKHFGAPVLNHPKDPLSELIFTILSQNTTDTNRDRAYERLRKKFPRWRDVLEADREEVEEAIRTGGLGRQKSTRIQEILRTIDRKRGKLNMDYLAEMSVDEAREELLSFTGVGRKTAAIVLLFSLGRPAFPVDTHVHRVGTRLGLIPEKMSADAAHDVMERLVPPSHYYDFHINLIRLGRTVCGPRRIACESCPALGWCPTGLKKGDGGGNTVPSSPD, encoded by the coding sequence ATGCCCCCGCTCTGCGAGCTCATCGACGCTTTGAACAAACACTTCGGAGCGCCGGTCCTGAATCATCCCAAGGATCCCCTGAGCGAGCTGATCTTCACAATTCTGTCCCAGAACACCACGGATACCAATAGAGACCGGGCGTATGAGCGGCTCAGGAAAAAATTTCCCCGATGGCGGGATGTGCTGGAGGCCGACCGGGAGGAGGTGGAGGAAGCCATCCGCACGGGCGGGCTGGGCCGCCAGAAATCGACCCGGATACAGGAGATACTTCGAACCATCGACCGGAAGCGGGGAAAGCTCAACATGGATTACCTGGCAGAGATGAGCGTTGATGAGGCGCGGGAGGAATTGCTGTCGTTTACCGGTGTGGGGAGAAAAACCGCCGCCATCGTCCTCCTCTTTTCCCTGGGGCGTCCGGCGTTTCCCGTGGATACCCATGTCCATCGGGTGGGAACGCGCCTGGGACTGATTCCCGAGAAGATGAGCGCGGACGCCGCCCATGACGTCATGGAGCGGCTGGTGCCGCCTTCGCACTACTATGATTTTCACATCAACCTGATCCGTCTGGGAAGGACGGTGTGCGGACCCCGGCGGATTGCGTGCGAATCGTGCCCCGCCCTGGGTTGGTGTCCCACCGGATTGAAAAAAGGCGACGGCGGGGGAAATACCGTTCCATCGTCGCCGGACTGA
- a CDS encoding methyltransferase domain-containing protein — translation MTTYIHGTSHDEQVRLNTLNALTNQSFMSYLGELSEKDIADFGCGTGVLMANIVRRFPTCCITGIELSPDQLRQAEMRLGDVEAATLKQCDVSSSGLADGAFDVVYCRYLLEHVIDPVAVAREMMRVTRPGGTVAVQENDLHNVLYYPEIEGMTEVLSQFCILQQQMGGDPFVGRKLFDIFKQAGAEQIELAYEPEIYTEHDPDPYRAWLYNATGIFRGAGQELLGQGMVDSVLFDDVLARMEERIHRPVGVALFHWNRARVTV, via the coding sequence ATGACCACATATATTCACGGCACATCCCACGATGAGCAGGTGCGCCTCAACACCCTAAACGCCCTGACGAACCAATCGTTTATGTCCTACCTGGGAGAGCTTTCGGAAAAGGATATCGCCGATTTCGGCTGCGGCACCGGCGTTTTGATGGCGAACATTGTCCGGCGTTTTCCGACATGCTGCATCACCGGGATCGAGCTTTCCCCCGATCAGCTCCGCCAGGCGGAAATGCGCCTGGGAGACGTGGAGGCGGCCACGCTCAAGCAGTGCGACGTATCGTCCAGCGGCCTTGCAGACGGGGCCTTCGATGTGGTCTACTGCCGCTACCTGCTGGAGCACGTTATCGATCCGGTGGCCGTGGCACGGGAGATGATGCGGGTCACACGCCCCGGCGGAACCGTCGCCGTCCAGGAAAACGACCTCCATAATGTCCTGTATTATCCCGAGATAGAAGGGATGACGGAGGTTCTCAGCCAGTTCTGCATCCTTCAGCAGCAGATGGGCGGCGATCCGTTTGTGGGCAGAAAGCTTTTTGATATATTCAAACAGGCCGGGGCCGAACAAATCGAGCTGGCTTACGAGCCGGAGATCTACACCGAGCACGACCCGGATCCCTACCGGGCCTGGCTCTATAACGCAACCGGCATCTTCCGGGGCGCCGGCCAGGAGCTGCTGGGCCAGGGGATGGTCGATTCCGTCCTCTTCGACGACGTACTGGCCCGGATGGAGGAGCGGATACACCGGCCTGTGGGGGTGGCCCTGTTTCACTGGAACCGTGCCCGGGTGACGGTGTAG
- a CDS encoding SMP-30/gluconolactonase/LRE family protein: MKKLLLSLCGIVILLVLYLLFWPVPIDPAAWNPPEAPALEGVYAVNDRLSAVERLESGMGSPIEGVAIDSEGYIYGGLKDGRILKFSPEGENPNVFSEIDSWPLGLDFDADDNLIVCGGHLGLLSIDREGEVTVLTTEADGLPFKNVDGMDIAPDGIIYFSDVSYKYSDADYMDDLMEHRPNGRLLSYDPDTKETSVVLSDLYFPNGVAVSRDNDFLLMAEMGAYRVLRVELVGSNRGEARVLIDNLPGFPDGLGSGEHGVFWVTIVSPRDELADSVLFPKPFLRKIVQRLPEALMPKASDYAFLLGIDKEGNILYNLQDPAGSYGQITNVLEYEGMLYLGSLSEDAVGRMPVPESSE, translated from the coding sequence ATGAAAAAACTGCTTCTCAGTCTCTGCGGGATCGTGATCCTGCTGGTACTCTACCTCCTTTTCTGGCCGGTACCCATCGATCCGGCGGCATGGAACCCGCCCGAGGCCCCGGCCCTGGAGGGAGTGTACGCGGTCAACGACAGGCTCAGTGCCGTCGAGCGCCTTGAATCCGGCATGGGCTCTCCCATCGAGGGGGTTGCCATCGACAGCGAGGGATACATCTACGGCGGCCTCAAGGACGGGCGCATCCTGAAGTTTTCCCCGGAGGGAGAAAACCCGAACGTCTTCTCCGAGATCGACAGTTGGCCTTTGGGCCTCGATTTCGACGCCGACGACAACCTGATCGTCTGCGGCGGCCATCTGGGTCTCCTCTCCATCGACCGGGAGGGAGAGGTTACGGTACTGACGACGGAAGCCGACGGCCTTCCCTTCAAAAACGTCGACGGCATGGACATCGCCCCCGACGGAATTATCTATTTCAGCGACGTCTCATACAAATATTCCGACGCGGACTACATGGACGACCTGATGGAGCATCGCCCCAACGGCAGGCTCCTCTCCTATGATCCGGACACGAAGGAAACGAGCGTTGTGTTATCCGACCTCTATTTTCCCAACGGCGTCGCGGTCAGCCGGGACAATGATTTTCTCCTCATGGCGGAGATGGGGGCGTACCGGGTGCTCAGGGTAGAGCTTGTTGGGTCGAATCGGGGCGAGGCACGCGTCCTGATCGACAACCTGCCCGGATTCCCCGACGGCCTGGGCAGCGGCGAACACGGCGTGTTCTGGGTGACGATCGTCTCCCCCCGGGACGAGCTCGCCGATTCAGTTCTTTTCCCGAAGCCGTTTTTGAGAAAGATCGTGCAGAGACTGCCCGAGGCCCTCATGCCAAAGGCTTCCGATTACGCGTTTTTGCTGGGGATAGACAAGGAGGGGAATATCCTCTATAACCTCCAGGACCCCGCCGGAAGTTACGGACAGATCACGAACGTGCTGGAATACGAGGGGATGCTCTACCTGGGAAGCCTCTCCGAGGACGCCGTCGGGCGGATGCCGGTGCCTGAATCTTCAGAATAG
- a CDS encoding N-acetyltransferase produces the protein MVTIRREEESDRKEVYFLTEQAFRSDEEPRLVDRIRESDDFIHELSLVAIDDDTLVGHIIFSVMTIQTEGEDIPALCLGPVSVVPEYQRRGIGSKLVRHGLAECQRLGYHIIVLVGHPEYYPRFGFRPANERGLSVDGDIPPDAFMVYEGISGALDGVTGKVVFSPAFDGMM, from the coding sequence ATGGTTACGATACGCCGGGAAGAGGAATCGGACAGAAAAGAGGTATATTTCCTGACGGAACAGGCATTTCGGAGCGACGAGGAGCCGAGGCTCGTAGATCGTATTCGAGAGTCGGATGACTTCATCCACGAGCTGTCCCTGGTGGCCATAGACGACGACACTCTGGTGGGTCATATCATCTTCAGCGTCATGACGATACAGACCGAGGGTGAGGACATCCCGGCCCTGTGCCTGGGGCCGGTTTCCGTCGTCCCCGAGTACCAGAGGAGGGGGATCGGTTCAAAACTGGTCAGGCACGGCCTGGCCGAGTGCCAGCGGTTGGGGTATCATATCATCGTGTTGGTCGGCCATCCCGAATACTACCCCCGATTCGGATTCCGTCCGGCGAATGAGAGGGGGCTGTCGGTGGATGGAGATATCCCCCCGGATGCGTTTATGGTATATGAGGGCATCAGCGGGGCACTGGACGGCGTCACGGGAAAGGTGGTGTTTTCCCCCGCTTTCGACGGAATGATGTGA
- a CDS encoding cyclase family protein: protein MNVKYIDLSHPLSDGMAAYPGMGHITVEAMYDHEASSPLYDDKAGFFLGRVSLPMNSGTYLDSPFHRYEERRDLAGLPLSMTAGLDGIVLDWDAEKSREVTPDIPREKLSGKAVLVRTGWDRYYGTDTYNKGGPYLSNAFAEFLVDAGAHLVGVDFLNVDNTSGDKARPVHSLLLKNDVLIVENMTNLGGLPEGGFRFFTVPLAIVKGASFPVRAFAEVRV, encoded by the coding sequence ATGAACGTTAAATACATCGACCTGAGCCACCCCCTCTCCGACGGTATGGCCGCCTATCCGGGAATGGGACACATTACCGTGGAGGCGATGTATGATCATGAGGCTTCAAGCCCGCTGTACGACGATAAGGCGGGATTTTTCCTGGGGAGGGTCAGTCTTCCCATGAACAGCGGCACGTATCTGGACAGCCCCTTTCATCGATACGAGGAGAGGCGGGATTTGGCCGGGCTTCCGCTTTCGATGACGGCGGGGCTGGATGGGATTGTCCTCGACTGGGACGCGGAAAAGAGCCGGGAGGTGACGCCCGATATCCCCCGGGAAAAGTTGAGTGGGAAGGCGGTGCTGGTGCGTACCGGCTGGGATCGATACTACGGCACCGATACATATAATAAAGGAGGGCCGTATCTCTCAAACGCCTTCGCCGAGTTCCTGGTGGATGCGGGGGCGCATCTTGTGGGGGTGGATTTTTTGAATGTCGACAACACTTCCGGGGACAAGGCGAGGCCCGTTCACTCCCTGCTTCTGAAAAACGACGTCCTGATCGTGGAAAACATGACGAACCTGGGAGGGCTTCCGGAGGGCGGATTTCGCTTTTTCACCGTGCCGTTGGCTATCGTCAAGGGGGCATCGTTTCCGGTGCGGGCGTTTGCGGAGGTGCGGGTCTAA
- a CDS encoding GNAT family N-acetyltransferase — translation MKRTIPDRLVRQISSDEVGVMYDIINDAAVAYRGVIPVDRYHEPYMPMEELLSEIEDGVMFTGCEVDGELMGVMGVQDRGDVTLIRHAYVRTIQRRGGVGSTLLSHLLSEIDNPVLIGTWADADWAIRFYEKHGFMLVTPEEKERLLKTYWRIPDRQVETSVVLADPTWRKKRG, via the coding sequence ATGAAACGAACGATTCCCGACCGCCTCGTACGACAGATATCGTCCGACGAGGTGGGGGTGATGTATGATATCATCAACGACGCGGCGGTCGCCTATCGCGGCGTCATCCCCGTCGATCGCTACCACGAGCCGTACATGCCGATGGAGGAGCTTCTCTCCGAAATAGAAGACGGGGTGATGTTCACCGGCTGCGAGGTGGACGGCGAACTTATGGGGGTGATGGGCGTGCAGGATCGGGGGGATGTCACCCTCATCCGGCACGCCTACGTCAGAACGATCCAGAGGAGGGGCGGCGTCGGCTCGACCCTTCTTTCTCACCTCCTTTCGGAAATCGATAACCCGGTGCTCATCGGGACCTGGGCCGACGCCGATTGGGCAATACGATTTTACGAGAAACACGGCTTCATGCTGGTGACGCCCGAGGAAAAGGAGCGTCTTCTGAAAACATACTGGCGCATCCCCGACCGACAGGTCGAAACATCGGTGGTGCTGGCCGACCCCACGTGGCGAAAGAAGAGGGGATAG